A region of Toxorhynchites rutilus septentrionalis strain SRP chromosome 1, ASM2978413v1, whole genome shotgun sequence DNA encodes the following proteins:
- the LOC129763526 gene encoding nuclear protein 1, whose amino-acid sequence MSEVHFDEYEKYNFEFDKHIYSGHSGKQRSKKEASEHTNHFDPNGHSRKIMTKLRNTEQNKKDKPKN is encoded by the coding sequence ATGTCGGAAGTACATTTTGATgagtatgaaaaatataatttcgaATTCGACAAACACATCTACTCGGGCCACTCAGGCAAGCAACGATCCAAGAAGGAAGCTAGCGAGCACACTAACCATTTCGATCCCAATGGCCACTCCCGGAAGATTATGACCAAACTGCGAAACACGGAACAGAATAAGAAGGACAAGCCAAAGAATTAA